Within the Deinococcus detaillensis genome, the region CGAATCTGGCGTCACCGATCCCGACGTGGCCGTGCGCTCCAGCGCCACCGCCGAAGATTTGCCCGAAGCCAGTTTCGCCGGGCAGCAGGAAACCTTCCTGAACGTGCGCGGCATCGACAGCGTGCTGCACCATGCCCGCCTCGTCTTTGCTTCTCTCTACAACGACCGGGCCATCAGTTACCGCGTCCACCAGAATTTCGCGCACGCGGAAGTGGCGCTGTCCGCCGGGATTCAGCGGATGGTTCGCACCGATCTGGGCGTGTCGGGTGTGGCCTTTACCCTCGACACCGAGAGCGGCTACCGCGACGCGGTGCTGGTCACCGCCGCCTACGGTCTGGGCGAACTGGTGGTGCAGGGCGCGATCAACCCCGACGAGTTCTTCGTCTACAAACCCGCGCTGAAGGCGGGCAAGAAAGCCGTGCTGCGCCGCACTCTGGGCAGCAAGGCCCGCAAGATGATCTACGCTGACGGCGGCGGCGTGGACAGCGTGGACGTATCTATGGAAGAGGCGCAGCGGTTCTGTCTCTCCGACGCCGACCTGACCGAACTGGCGCGGCAGTGCGTCGCCATCGAAGACCACTACCAGCGCCCGATGGACATCGAATGGGGCAAAGACGGGCGCGACGAGCAAATTTACATTTTGCAAGCCCGACCGGAAACGGTGCAGAGCCGCAGCGGGCGCACGCTGGAACGCTTCGAGATCAGCGTCGGCGGCACTGTTCTGGTGGAGGGCCGCGCCGTCGGCAACCGCGTGGGCAGCGGCACCGTGCGGGTGGTCAGCGACATCTCACAGATGGCCAGTGTGCAGGACGGCGACGTGCTGGTGGCCGACATGACCGATCCCGACTGGGAACCGGTGATGAAGCGTGCCAGCGCCATCGTGACCAACCGGGGCGGGCGCACCTGCCACGCGGCGATCATTGCCCGCGAGCTGGGCATTCCCGCCGTGGTGGGCAGCGGCGACGCTACCCGTATGCTCAAAAGTGGACAGGAAGTCACGGTGTCATGTGCCGAGGGCGACACCGGCTACGTGTACGAGGGCAAACGCAACTTCAAGATTCACCGCATCGAGCTGGACGCCATGCCCGACGTACCGATGAAGATTATGATGAACGTGGCCTCGCCAGACCGGGCCTTCTCGTTTGCTGCGCTGCCCAACGAGGGCGTGGGACTGGCCCGCGTGGAATTCATTTGCTCGACCGTGATTGGCGTCCACCCCCGCGCCCTGCTGGATTACCCGGATGTGCCGGAAGACGTGAAGACCCAGATTGAGGAGCGCATCCGGGGCTACGCCTCGCCCCGCGACTTCTTCCGCGACAAATTGATGGAGGGGGTGGCCAACATCGCCGCCGCCTTCGCGCCCAAGCCCGTGATCGTGCGCCTGAGCGACTTCAAGAGCAACGAGTACGCCCACCTTATCGGCGGCGCGGCCTACGAGCCGCACGAGGAAAACCCGATGATCGGTTTCCGGGGGGCCAGCCGCTACCGCAGCCCCGACTTCGCCGCCGCCTTCGCGCTGGAATGTGAGGCAATGAAAGCCGTGCGCGACGACATGGGCCTGACCAATGTGCAGATCATGATTCCCTTCGTCCGTACGGTGGGCGAGGCCAAAACCGTGCTGGAGATTCTGGAGAAGAACGGCCTCAAGCGCGGTGAGAACGAGCTCAAGATCATCATGATGTGCGAGATTCCCAGCAACGCTATTCTGGCCGAGCAATTTCTCGAACTGTTTGACGGCTTTTCGATTGGCAGCAACGACCTGACCCAGTTGACGCTGGCACTCGACCGCGATTCGGGGCTGGTGGCTGACCTGTTCGACGAGCAAGACCCGGCGGTGCTGGCGCTGATGGCGCAGGCGATTGCCGCCGCCAAAAAACACGGCAAATACATCGGCATCTGTGGTCAGGGGCCAAGCGATCACCCGGCGCTGGCCGCGTGGCTGATGGAGCAGGGGATCGACTCGGTGAGCCTGAATCCGGATTCGGTGCTGGCGACTTGGCTTCATCTGGCCGAGGGAGCCAAAGCGAGAGCTTAGGACAAATACGCCGTATACGCCCGCCGGGGTGAAGGGAAGTCCAGTCTGAGGTCGGGAGCTGAGCGGTAGACTAACGGCCATGACCATTGACGCTGTCGGCCAAGTTATCTACACGCGGGGCCAGCAACCCGAAAGCCAGCACAACGTGCACCTTGCCGTGATGGACGCCCAGGGCCGCCTGCTGGCCCACTGCGGAAACCCCCAACTGGTAACGTTTCCCCGCAGCAGCAGCAAGCCAGTGCAGGCCCTGCCACTCGCTCTGGCAGCGCCCGAGTTGCCATCAGATGAACTGGCCATCGCCTGCGCCAGCCACGCCGGAACGCCCCGGCATCTAGCGGTGGTGGAGCGTCTGCTGGCCCGCTCAGGGAGCAGCGTGGCCGACTTGCACTGCGGCACGCATCCGCCGTTTGATCCGGAAACCGCCGCCGATCTGATCCGGCGCGGCGAGAAGCCCACACCGCTGCACCACAACTGCTCCGGCAAACATGCCGGGATGCTGCTGGCCTGCACGCTGATGGGCTGGCCGCGTGAAGGCTACACCGAGCCGGATCATCCCTTGCAGCGCCGCATCCGGGAACTGCACGC harbors:
- the ppsA gene encoding phosphoenolpyruvate synthase; translation: MQMTRAFQTLRMTDVDTVGGKNASIGEMIHGLAAAGVRVPGGFATTADAFRLFLAENRIEEKINARLSALDVNDVVALAAAGKEIRAWVEAAALPKELEDAVRTGYEEMARESGVTDPDVAVRSSATAEDLPEASFAGQQETFLNVRGIDSVLHHARLVFASLYNDRAISYRVHQNFAHAEVALSAGIQRMVRTDLGVSGVAFTLDTESGYRDAVLVTAAYGLGELVVQGAINPDEFFVYKPALKAGKKAVLRRTLGSKARKMIYADGGGVDSVDVSMEEAQRFCLSDADLTELARQCVAIEDHYQRPMDIEWGKDGRDEQIYILQARPETVQSRSGRTLERFEISVGGTVLVEGRAVGNRVGSGTVRVVSDISQMASVQDGDVLVADMTDPDWEPVMKRASAIVTNRGGRTCHAAIIARELGIPAVVGSGDATRMLKSGQEVTVSCAEGDTGYVYEGKRNFKIHRIELDAMPDVPMKIMMNVASPDRAFSFAALPNEGVGLARVEFICSTVIGVHPRALLDYPDVPEDVKTQIEERIRGYASPRDFFRDKLMEGVANIAAAFAPKPVIVRLSDFKSNEYAHLIGGAAYEPHEENPMIGFRGASRYRSPDFAAAFALECEAMKAVRDDMGLTNVQIMIPFVRTVGEAKTVLEILEKNGLKRGENELKIIMMCEIPSNAILAEQFLELFDGFSIGSNDLTQLTLALDRDSGLVADLFDEQDPAVLALMAQAIAAAKKHGKYIGICGQGPSDHPALAAWLMEQGIDSVSLNPDSVLATWLHLAEGAKARA
- a CDS encoding asparaginase, with the protein product MTIDAVGQVIYTRGQQPESQHNVHLAVMDAQGRLLAHCGNPQLVTFPRSSSKPVQALPLALAAPELPSDELAIACASHAGTPRHLAVVERLLARSGSSVADLHCGTHPPFDPETAADLIRRGEKPTPLHHNCSGKHAGMLLACTLMGWPREGYTEPDHPLQRRIRELHAELAGLALDEVRVGTDGCSVPAFALPLSGAARIFARLAAPGGESAAGLERIFQAMRAHPFLIAGPERLDTTLMPLVPGLAAKMGAEAFYGLALRQTPHGPLGVTFKVIDGGERARAHIALALLEALGLPLTDELSALAPSTQFNWAGREVGQVQVRLPLIWA